The following is a genomic window from Butyricimonas faecihominis.
CTGACGCGGAAAGTTTCGGCAAATAATTTGCCCCGTATTCTTTCTTGGTCCACACGGCCTTCTCTTTTTGCTTTTCCGCGATAGCCAATTGTTTGCTATATTCAAGAGCCATCTCCCTGCATTCCTTTAAATCCAACTGCCGCTGGGCTCGTAAAGGAGCAAAAGCCAATAACAACCCGATTGATAATATAATAAAACGCATAGTGTAAAAGTTTAGAGTTTAGAAAATTCTGTGATTGCCGATTAAATGATTCAGTGATTTATGGAAATTCTGCCCCATGAGTGGCAATCCATTAATCGGCAATCACTAAATCACAAAATCATTCGGCTTTGATTTTAAAGAACAACGAATAGAACACCGGCAAGATCACCAAAGTAATCACCGTACCGATAAACAACCCGCCCATAATCGTCACGGCCAAGGCCCCGAACATATCGTCATTAATCAAGGGAATCATCCCCAAGATCGTGGTCATCGACGCCAGAAAGACCGGACGCAAACGAGAGGAAGAAGCATCCAGAAGAGCCAGAAAACGATCTTTCCCCGATCGAATCTGTATATCCACTTCATCTACCAGTACTACCCCGTTTTTAATCATCATACCGACCAATCCCAAGGCTCCCACGATCGCCACGAACCCGAATTCCTTACCCGCCAGCAACATTCCCAAAACAACCCCGATAATCGCCAAGGGCAAACAGAGAATAATCATCAGCGGCTTTTTAAAATCCTTGAACAAAGCGATCAGAATAGCCAGCACCAAAACAATTCCCAACGGAACGTTCTTAAACAAATACTGCTTGGATTGCGTGCTTGCCAGATACTCTCCCTGCCATTCCGTGGAATAACCGGGCGGGATATTCAATTTCTCAATCTTGGGCAGCAAACTATTTCGCACGTCATTTGCCGTGTAGCCGGGTGCGTTATTACACTGTGCCGATATAGAGCGTTGCCCGTTATATCGCCTGACCACCGGAACTTCCCACGAGGCGGTGATCCCGTTGGTTGCTTGGTTCAAAGGAGTAGAACCCACGACGGCCGTCATCACCTCATCCGTCGAAATCATTCCCATCATCAACTCCTTCACGGTTTCCAGACTCAACATATTCGTCGAAGGCACGAGGCTCCATACCGGAACATTATTCAATCGCCCCGGACGTAACCCGTCTTTACCCATACTTTTAATATAAATCGGCAAATCATGCTCTCCCTCGTAATATGACCCGACAGGCAACCCGTCCGTGGTGGCCAGTAAAGCCAACCCGACATCCTCCCTAGAAAGGTTCGCCACGCGAGCTATCGGCTGATAATAATCCACGTTCAGCACGGGCGTCATCGGCCCCCAGTCATTCGTCACTAACATCGTCGTGGAATCCTCATTCATCAATTCCTCCACCTCCCCGCACAAACGTTTCAACACGGCCGGGTCCGGACCGGAAATCATAAATTGTACCGGATAATCCATATACATCAAATTATATTGTTTCATCCGAACGTATGCCTCCGGGTAATGCTCCGAAAGGTAAACCTGTAATGAATCAATATTCGCCTTTAAGGTTTCGGGAGAAGTGAAATCCACGATTAACTCCCCGTAACTTAAAGCGGGTTCTGCCACCGTTCGTACAAGATTATACCGGGAAGGAGTTCCTCCCAAACTGGTCGTAACGGCCGTAATTTCCGGACGGCTGGTCAAATATTCCTCGATAGAGGCCAGATCCCGTTTCACCGTCTGGGGATTCGTACCGTAAGGCATTTTATACTCTATATACAACTGATTATAGCTCAAATCCGGAAAAAATCCCTGTTGCACGAACCGGAACAGGTAGATGCTGACAACCAGCAACAGGACAATCCAACCAATCACCCATACCCGGTGACGCACGGAAAACTGCAACGTGTTCCGGAAAGCCTTGTACACCCGGGTATCGTACATTTTTGTCTCATCTTCCACCTCTCCCGGCTTTACCCTTAAACCCCGGTCCGCCTGTATCGGGACATACGCCAAGGCAAGAATCCAGCTCAACCACAAGGACACGGCCAAAACGATAAACAAGTCCCGGACATACTCTCCCGTGGTATCGGGAGATAAAAATATCGGCAAGAAAGTAAGAATCCCGATCGTGGTCGCTCCCAGCAAAGGCCAAGCCGTCTTCTTCGTGATATTCACCAAAGCCGCCGGCTTGGGAATCCCCTTCTTCAAGTCCACGAGAATCCCATCCGTGATCACTATCGCGTTATCCACCAACATTCCCATCGCCACGATAAACGAGGCCAGCGAAACCCGTTGTAATGTCCCGTGCATCATGTACAGCACGAGTAACGAGCCCAATACGACAATCACGAGACCGGCCCCGATGATATACCCGCTCCGGAATCCCATGAAAAGCATGACCACCAAGATCACGATAACCACCGATTCGATCAGGTTTACCATGAAGACGTTAATGGCACTTTTCACCCGTGCCGGTTGAAAGAATACCTTTTGAAAATCAATCCCCGCCGGAATAATATCTTCTTTCAACTCGGACAGTTTGGCATCCACCTTTTTTCCCAATTGAAGAATATTCCCACCTTCCTCCATGGCAATCGAAATCGCTATTGCCGGCAAAGTATCATATAACAAACCTTCCCGTTCCGGTTTCACGTAACCCTTCGTAACACGAGCCACATCCGACAAGCGGATCTGATCCTGTTCGTGTCCCTTGATCAAGAGATTACGAATATCGTCGATCTCCTTGTAAGCCCCGTTCACGTTCACCCGCACCCGTTTCTCCCCGCTATCGAAATAACCGGAGTAAACCGTTTTATTCTGCCCGTTCAGGGTCATGATTATTTCTGCCGGATGCACACCCATGTTAGCCATCTTATCTTCCAGAAACTCGACGTTTATACAGGACTGACGTTCTCCATACACGTCCACACTGCTCACCCCGTCAATATCCAACACGGAACGACGAACCAGTTCCGCGTAATCCGACATTTCCTGATAGTCAAAACCATCGGACGTCATGGCATAAAACATCCCGTACACGTCCCCGAAGTCATCCATCACGATGGAAGGTTGGGCCCCATCCGGTAGCTGAGCTTGCGCTCCCATGACTTTCCGGCGTAAAATATCCCACTTCTGCTGCAACTCCGCCAAGGGAACCGTACTACTCAATTCTACCATAATCTCCGACACGTCATCCATCGAACGAGAGGAAACATGATCCAAGTCCCCCATCGAACGAATCGCCTTCTCCAATACATCCGTCACTTCCAACTCCACCTGATAGGCAGAAGCTCCCGGATAGGCCGTCACCACCATAGCCTGCTTCACGGTTATCGCCGGGTCCTCCAACTTACTCATCGTGAAAAACGAGTATATCCCCCCAACAACCAAAACGAAAACAAAGAAGTAGACAAAAGCTCTATTCTTTAAAGCATATTCCGTAAAATTCATTGTATTTTGTTGCTTTGCAACGTTGCAAGTTGACCGGTTGCAAGTTGCAGGTTAATTTAATTTTCAATATCTATAACAATTTTCCAACGTTGGAAGAGGACACGGGGGGTAGCAACCGGACTTTTTGCCCTTCCTTCAAACCGTTCACCCCGGCAGAAACAATCCTTGTACCCGAGGCCAGATCCGATTCCACGATGACTTGCCCGTCTTTATCCAGTTCGACAACTTTCACGGGATTCATCCTCACGGTTGTTTGGGTGGTATCATACACCCACACGTATGATTGATCCTCTTTTTGAAACAAGGAAGAGATTGGGATAATAGATAGCCCCTCCTGACCCGGCTCGAAACGAATGGTCACGCTGACACTCATGCCTGCCGCCAGATTCAATTTCTCATCCGGTTTCATCCGGAAACGCACCCGGAAAAGTTGATTATAATTTGCTTGTTGTGTTATATCCAGTAATTCCAAGGGAATTTTTACACCCGGAAAGACATCCGCCTCGCAATAGAACTCCCTAAAGCTCTCCCGGCGAATAAAATCACTGGACGGAATATCAATATTTACCTCGTAGTAATCATTATTAATCATCGACAACACGGGAGTCCCGATATTCACAATCTCGTGAGCGTCAAAAAACTTTTTCTGGACATACCCGTCGAAAGGAGCCTTCAACTTCGTATCGTTCAACGCATTCAGATTCGCGTGATACAAAGAGGCAATCCGCTGCTTTGCCGCCACGGCCTTGTCGTAATCATTCACGGGAACACTTTTCCGGTGATACAACTCGATCACCCGATCCGATTCCTCCGTTACCTGCGTGTACTCCGCTTTAGTCGCCTCGTACTGCAATCTGTAATCCCTCGGATCAATCTCCGCCAACACTTCCCCTTTCTTCACGAACTCCCCCACTTCAGCGTTGAAACGTAGAATAGGTCCCGCCACCCGGAACGCCAACTGCACATCTGAAGCCGCCTTGATCTTCCCGGGATAGGTCGTACTACACTCCCCATCATACTTCTGCACCTCTGCCGTCTTCACCAATTGCGAAATCTCCAAACCCGGAGTAGCCCTCCGACAAGACATCGCAACAAGCAAAACTCCCGAAACAGAAGCCCACTTCAATACCGAAAACACTGTCTTATTCATATATATAAACTTTTAAATCGAGTATATATACTCAAAAGGTCGTGTTAAAGTTTCTATAAAATCATTTATCCCCCCTATAGACCCACTTGATCGCATCACCAAGAAGGACCTGATCCTTGTTTCCCTGATCCGTCAACACGATTTTACATTCACCGACAGGCAACTGGAATAGCCCCAGAGAAACCCATCCCACATGCTCTTTAATATCAACAGAAACCTCCTGCTTTTCCCCACCGACATCCACAATATAATATTGCTTTACCTCTTCCGGTTCTGATTCTGTAACAGAAAAAGCCGAAACAGTAAAGATTCCACTTCCCCGGCCACCTTTCTCCTGCTCTTCCATCCGATGGACAAAAACCTTCGGGGGAATATACGCCAGAATCTCGTACTCGCCCTCACGTTCAACCCGGGCAGTCCATTCCATCTTCGCTTTACTCCCCTGTAACATGAAAGCATGAGTAAGCTTATTCAACCCGTATGCCTCGGAACTAATCATGTGCCTCGGAACAACTTCAACCCCTTCCCTTATCATGAGATTTGACCCCATCTCATACCTCGACTCACTCAAAGGAGAAATCAGATTTCGTAGCCGTTTCCGAGAAGAAGGCGAGATCAATTTAAAATTCTCATCCTCGTTATCCACGATAATCTCCCCGGGGGCCGGCATGAAATAAGAACGATCCAGATCTTTCACGTACTCGGTCGTGTCCGTCGTTTTTGAAATATTCGTCAGTCCCTGAATGAAAAACTTTGTTGGAAGATTACTTGAAATATTTGTATTAAATGTTGATGTCATACCTTTCAGTACCACGGCAATCTGCATGCCGGTGCCTGCCTTAACCAAAAAATTCCGGGTAACCACTTTCTCCCCCTCTCGACCCTGCCGACGAGAATTCATCCCCGAAAATGTCATGTCCCGAGCCTCGAAAGAAACAACTCCATCAACATCACTATCATTAAAGACATTCACCGACACTCGAGAACGTCTATTTGCTTGATCACGAATCGTAAAACCTCCCGAGAAAGCGAAACCGGAAAGACTACCTTCTCCGTCCTCCTGAGATGTAACATTTTCCACTTTAAAATCTCTTACAAAGAAAACGGGTATCTTACGATTCTCGTACCACGCGGGCAAAACGTCCATCCAATCAACCCCAAACTTTTCAATAAACTCCCGGTTCATCTCATCAAATTCAACTTGCCGGAAACGATTTTCCCGAATAAACGTCGCTAAAAACGCTGTAATCTGCTCCATGGGAATATTCCTCACACTTAACAAACGCAATAGTTCCAAAGTTCTCTCGTGTAACAGAGTCGCTACCTCGTAAGGATTATCCAACCGATCACGGAAAAGATCACCCACACTACGTCCGACAAATCGTTCCTCTTGATCCAACTCAGAATAAGAGATAAAAAACGTGTTCGATTTCTTCAACGCATCTGTTAGTATGGAGTTAATTGCCGGATATTCGGCAGAATGTAATGCCATAGTCTGTTCATAAAACATGGGACTAATCGTGTACAAATTACCTACACTAGTACTGGCAACCCCATTACGCCACAAAAGAGAAGGCGAAACAACCGAGTACAACAACACTTTCGCCTGATTCACGTTATAACGATACTCATTCAAAAACATCGAAGATAACGATCTAGTCAGATCACTACTGAGCATATCCTCCGTAGAACTATAAAAAGACGACATCTCGGGCATCATTCGCTTTCTAAAAGCGACCTCCGCCTTATAATCATTCCACATCCCGATCCCCCGTTCCGGCAGAAATAACATACCGGGCTGGGCCATTTCACTTCCCCCTTTATTAGGACGGGCAAAGCCGGAAAAAGAAACCGGAGTCTCCACCAAAGTCAATTGAGAATAAGGATACGTGATCCCCATCTGTTCCTCCACGTTATAACGGGCATCACGAATGATGGCTGGAATGGAATCACGAATTTCCTCGAATCCCCGCAAAAGCTTACCATGCCCCGCAAAAAGATAAAGTTCATATAATGTAGAATCGACTACAAGATCATGCTTTTCAAAATTCCCGATACAAAGCCCCATCCCGGGCAAAGGAACATCTCCCGTAAAACAGACACGCCCTTCTTTCGTCTCCCGCTTTCCGGGAGCAATAACCGTTCGCCCATCTGTTGATGCCACTTGTAAGGAGTAGGAAGTAAAATCGGGCAAAGCATCATACGGGGATGCCGGATTCACCAACGGCTGGGCTACCGGATACCAAAGACATTCCGGGGTAAGCACCGTGAAATCATCCCCGACAAAAGCAAACCGCTTTCCCGCGGTAGAACTATGCCCGGGAATGGGTTGCAATTGAAATAATTTATCAAAATCCACGTCCAAATAACACACCCGCTCATCAATCCCGCCACGATACTCCACGGTTAATTCCACCTCCTCACCGGGTAACAATTTCCGAGCAACCCGAATCACTTGATTCTCCCGTTCAAACGACACGTCAGTCTCACCTTCTTGTATCGCGGACACGACCAAGGCCGGGTTCAGGTAAAGAATAATTTCCGATAATTCCTGATCCCCCTGATTTTTGACAAGAAGGGTACTCTTCCCAGACAGCACATTTCCCTTTTGCTCCACCTCCAAGGTATTCGAAACCACGTTTCCTTTCGGGAATTTTTGATATTTATTATAAGTTTCGGCATAAAGTTCCCGAACACTCTCCACGTTCTCCCGTGCCATATAGACAACTCCCCCGAATAGACCTCCCAGCACCAAACAACCGATCGCCACGATCATCACCCGCTTTCGGTTCACCGGACGATTCGGCAAGCGTTGAAACATCAACACGGCCAATCCAGCAAACCCCATCCCCACGAATAACCAGCAAACCCGCTGCATAAGATAAAGGGCCATTCCCGGATGTCCCGTCACTTCAGAAAAAGCATTCGGTAAAGACAACCCGAAGGGATCAAAAAGCCCTTCCCGCACCTTACCCAACTGAAACAGAAACACCCCAAATACCACCAAAAGAATCAATATACCAAGTCCCCGGTGACGAACCCATGTATGAATGAAGAAAGAGAAACCCAAGGCAAATACCAAAGCCGGAAAAATTATCGTGAGCCAGTAAAAAGGATAAAGCCAGAAATTAAAAGGAGACTCACTCGCAAAAATATGCAGCAACATCCCGATAACAAGAGAAATCCCCGCCATCGTCATAAAAGTCTTCGTGAATCCCAACATCATCCCCACCACGTAGTCCGCATTACTCTCCGGCCGATAGTAAACCGTATCCATCGAATCCATTTTCCTCTCTTTCCCAAGAAAAGACCCTGCCAAAAAGATCAAGGGCACAATTTGTAAGATCGTGAACAGATAAGCATTTTCATGAGGAAGATAAGATGACAACGTCACCAATCCACTATTTACCCCATAAAAAATATTGGTCTGCGCCAAGACCTGATAAAGTATAACAATCAGAAAAAGTAATAACAAAAACAGCCGGAACATCCAACTTCTCAACAACAATCTCGAATTATAACAAGCAACGGTTTTTAAGTTATGAATGTCCATGATATTGGAATATTAAAAAATTTACATACTATTCGCCCCACATATTATTATGCAATAGTACTAATAATAAGAGATAATCGCAAAATTCATTCAAATATGTTTTCAAATAAAAAAACATATAACTCAAGAGAGCCGTCCAACTGGACGACTCTCCCTTGTATCTCCTCGAAAACAACACGAAAGATAATCTATTGAAAAAGTTCTTCTAACTTTTTTTGCAAAGTTTCACCTCTCAACTTAATCGACAAAACTTTTCCATTTGCATCTAACAAAAAGATTGCGGGAATCGTTTTCACTCCATAAGCATCAGAAATACCTGAATCATCCAAGAAATTCGGCCACGGGAGTTGCTCTTCGGATAACGCTTTTTCCCACGCTTTTTGATCCTTATCTATAGATATACTAATTATCCCCAATCCCTTAGCAGCAAACCGGTCATATAGCGCCTTCAAATTAGGAATTTCCTTCCGACAAGGTGCACACCATGATGCCCAAAAATCGACAAGTATGTATTTCTTATTTTTTTGTAGCTCTTGTAACGTAACCTTTTTCCCTCCAGAATCAGTTACTGTGAAACTCGGAGCATTCTTACCTTCAAGAGTTTCCGGGAACAATTCTTTATAAACGATTTGCCCGTAATAACTTTTTTGCACTTCTGGGGAAAAAGCCTCAAACCACTCTTTTTGATCTTCCTCAAACCAATTCATTAAATTCAACATCAAAAATGGTCCCCACCACGAATCCTTATTATCCAAAACGGCTTTTGTTATTTCCGCCTCAGCCTTTTCAAAAAAAGCAGCTTCATCTTTTTCCATCTGAGCATAAGCCTCTGTACGAGAAAGTGAATCTAAAAGAACTTGCTCCTTATTTCCTCGCGCTTCCCCTATTTTACGATTAATATCCGCATGTTTTTTCTCCTTATCTTCGTACAATTGATCCAATTTTGTTCTAAAATCTATTTTCTGAAGGAATTCGTCATGCACCGGTGAACCAGTAACCTTTATATCTGAAAATTCTACAAACATTTGACCATTATAATCCCGCTTTTCAGCTTTTCCATGTATGCAAACCTGTAATCCATTCTCTACAACTACAGGAATTACACCATTCATACCTTGAACCATAACATAATACAAACGAGGGGTTTCCACATTCCCCGTGAAAGAAAAACCTCCCTTTGTCATGATTGCTTCAGCCACAGGCTTTTCTTGTTTATGAGTTGCCCCTGGAACCAACTCCATAATGGTCCCGTCCGACAAGCCGGTAATTTTTCCTTGAATAGTAAACGAATCTTTAGGAGTACAAGCACCCACAATTAATATCATTCCAACCAACAAAACTAAAAAAGACTTTCTCATTTCAATTACTTTTATAAAATCAACAATTTAATTATCGTTTCACATTCTGTTGCAAAGTTCCATTACCGGGATTACTCGTTGCTCCCTGCGGGAATGGCATTGTCCACAAGTGTGATGTTGGAGAAAGCGAGAGCATTTTCCCGTTAAACTCCTTTGTTAACGTCCGGGCATATTTACTGTCTTGGTTCAAACGCCGGGCATCCCAGAAAGGAATTCCAGTCTGCACGTATTCATTAGCCTTCTCTTGAATAATGTATTTCACGGCCTCCTCAACAGAAGTAGCAGAAAGCGGGGTATAATAATCTTTAAAAATACGAGTCTCCCGTACCGCATTTAACGTCTCCATGGCATCGTCTAGGTTATCTTGACCACCCTTACGAGCTAAACATTCTGCCTTGATATAATACATCTCAGGCGTGGACAAACCACCCCCATTGAACTTATCATTACGAATGCCATAAAAAATATCGTCCGGAGCTTCATACTTCGCTTTCCATTTAGATGCGAAACGAGCATCCCCGGCCTCAAACAAAGCAGCCCGAGCAGTTGTCAATGCACCGGTCAACGCCGACTGTCCTCCATTCTTCTGTGAATTAGTCCCATAACGGAAAATATAGTTTTCAGGATTCGTCAGGGAAATCGCAGGGTAGCTATTAGACCAATCATCCGGTTTCTCAATCTGATCTTTATTTTCCTTATAATAATCTCTCCAATCAAAAAGTTTGTCATTACACTTCAACGCCTCTTCCGCATTCACTAAAGCCTCGTCATAATTCTCCATTGTAAGATACACCCGTGCCAACATCGCATACCCACATCCTTTATTCGGATGCAGGATCGTTTTTCCTTCCTTGGGAAGGGCCGGTAAGGCATCCGTTAAATCTTTCAATATAAACTCATACATTTTTTCAATCGTAACTTGAATGGAAGAAGCTCCCATATCGGCAGATTCTATCAAAGGCACAGATAATTTTGAAGAGGCCGAAGAAGCATTATAAGCATCAGCATAATAATTCGTCAGGTAAAAATAATTCATTGCCCGCAATACTTTCGCCTGCGCAATTAACTCCTGTTTCTCTGTCTTGGTACATTCAGTAGCATCAGGAACACTATTAATAATCAAA
Proteins encoded in this region:
- a CDS encoding efflux RND transporter permease subunit, which produces MNFTEYALKNRAFVYFFVFVLVVGGIYSFFTMSKLEDPAITVKQAMVVTAYPGASAYQVELEVTDVLEKAIRSMGDLDHVSSRSMDDVSEIMVELSSTVPLAELQQKWDILRRKVMGAQAQLPDGAQPSIVMDDFGDVYGMFYAMTSDGFDYQEMSDYAELVRRSVLDIDGVSSVDVYGERQSCINVEFLEDKMANMGVHPAEIIMTLNGQNKTVYSGYFDSGEKRVRVNVNGAYKEIDDIRNLLIKGHEQDQIRLSDVARVTKGYVKPEREGLLYDTLPAIAISIAMEEGGNILQLGKKVDAKLSELKEDIIPAGIDFQKVFFQPARVKSAINVFMVNLIESVVIVILVVMLFMGFRSGYIIGAGLVIVVLGSLLVLYMMHGTLQRVSLASFIVAMGMLVDNAIVITDGILVDLKKGIPKPAALVNITKKTAWPLLGATTIGILTFLPIFLSPDTTGEYVRDLFIVLAVSLWLSWILALAYVPIQADRGLRVKPGEVEDETKMYDTRVYKAFRNTLQFSVRHRVWVIGWIVLLLVVSIYLFRFVQQGFFPDLSYNQLYIEYKMPYGTNPQTVKRDLASIEEYLTSRPEITAVTTSLGGTPSRYNLVRTVAEPALSYGELIVDFTSPETLKANIDSLQVYLSEHYPEAYVRMKQYNLMYMDYPVQFMISGPDPAVLKRLCGEVEELMNEDSTTMLVTNDWGPMTPVLNVDYYQPIARVANLSREDVGLALLATTDGLPVGSYYEGEHDLPIYIKSMGKDGLRPGRLNNVPVWSLVPSTNMLSLETVKELMMGMISTDEVMTAVVGSTPLNQATNGITASWEVPVVRRYNGQRSISAQCNNAPGYTANDVRNSLLPKIEKLNIPPGYSTEWQGEYLASTQSKQYLFKNVPLGIVLVLAILIALFKDFKKPLMIILCLPLAIIGVVLGMLLAGKEFGFVAIVGALGLVGMMIKNGVVLVDEVDIQIRSGKDRFLALLDASSSRLRPVFLASMTTILGMIPLINDDMFGALAVTIMGGLFIGTVITLVILPVFYSLFFKIKAE
- a CDS encoding RagB/SusD family nutrient uptake outer membrane protein — translated: MKKQIQYIAGIIILAIGMFFSSCDDFLNILPKGEKIPTTLTDFDAFIRNESNHLNDITQAINLLNDSYVKPSALGFVSLESINYNWMEDEDRIAQNNSDEGAYYYAYTAISNWNLIINSVPDATECTKTEKQELIAQAKVLRAMNYFYLTNYYADAYNASSASSKLSVPLIESADMGASSIQVTIEKMYEFILKDLTDALPALPKEGKTILHPNKGCGYAMLARVYLTMENYDEALVNAEEALKCNDKLFDWRDYYKENKDQIEKPDDWSNSYPAISLTNPENYIFRYGTNSQKNGGQSALTGALTTARAALFEAGDARFASKWKAKYEAPDDIFYGIRNDKFNGGGLSTPEMYYIKAECLARKGGQDNLDDAMETLNAVRETRIFKDYYTPLSATSVEEAVKYIIQEKANEYVQTGIPFWDARRLNQDSKYARTLTKEFNGKMLSLSPTSHLWTMPFPQGATSNPGNGTLQQNVKR
- a CDS encoding TlpA disulfide reductase family protein; this encodes MRKSFLVLLVGMILIVGACTPKDSFTIQGKITGLSDGTIMELVPGATHKQEKPVAEAIMTKGGFSFTGNVETPRLYYVMVQGMNGVIPVVVENGLQVCIHGKAEKRDYNGQMFVEFSDIKVTGSPVHDEFLQKIDFRTKLDQLYEDKEKKHADINRKIGEARGNKEQVLLDSLSRTEAYAQMEKDEAAFFEKAEAEITKAVLDNKDSWWGPFLMLNLMNWFEEDQKEWFEAFSPEVQKSYYGQIVYKELFPETLEGKNAPSFTVTDSGGKKVTLQELQKNKKYILVDFWASWCAPCRKEIPNLKALYDRFAAKGLGIISISIDKDQKAWEKALSEEQLPWPNFLDDSGISDAYGVKTIPAIFLLDANGKVLSIKLRGETLQKKLEELFQ
- a CDS encoding efflux RND transporter periplasmic adaptor subunit — encoded protein: MNKTVFSVLKWASVSGVLLVAMSCRRATPGLEISQLVKTAEVQKYDGECSTTYPGKIKAASDVQLAFRVAGPILRFNAEVGEFVKKGEVLAEIDPRDYRLQYEATKAEYTQVTEESDRVIELYHRKSVPVNDYDKAVAAKQRIASLYHANLNALNDTKLKAPFDGYVQKKFFDAHEIVNIGTPVLSMINNDYYEVNIDIPSSDFIRRESFREFYCEADVFPGVKIPLELLDITQQANYNQLFRVRFRMKPDEKLNLAAGMSVSVTIRFEPGQEGLSIIPISSLFQKEDQSYVWVYDTTQTTVRMNPVKVVELDKDGQVIVESDLASGTRIVSAGVNGLKEGQKVRLLPPVSSSNVGKLL
- a CDS encoding ABC transporter permease/M1 family aminopeptidase yields the protein MDIHNLKTVACYNSRLLLRSWMFRLFLLLLFLIVILYQVLAQTNIFYGVNSGLVTLSSYLPHENAYLFTILQIVPLIFLAGSFLGKERKMDSMDTVYYRPESNADYVVGMMLGFTKTFMTMAGISLVIGMLLHIFASESPFNFWLYPFYWLTIIFPALVFALGFSFFIHTWVRHRGLGILILLVVFGVFLFQLGKVREGLFDPFGLSLPNAFSEVTGHPGMALYLMQRVCWLFVGMGFAGLAVLMFQRLPNRPVNRKRVMIVAIGCLVLGGLFGGVVYMARENVESVRELYAETYNKYQKFPKGNVVSNTLEVEQKGNVLSGKSTLLVKNQGDQELSEIILYLNPALVVSAIQEGETDVSFERENQVIRVARKLLPGEEVELTVEYRGGIDERVCYLDVDFDKLFQLQPIPGHSSTAGKRFAFVGDDFTVLTPECLWYPVAQPLVNPASPYDALPDFTSYSLQVASTDGRTVIAPGKRETKEGRVCFTGDVPLPGMGLCIGNFEKHDLVVDSTLYELYLFAGHGKLLRGFEEIRDSIPAIIRDARYNVEEQMGITYPYSQLTLVETPVSFSGFARPNKGGSEMAQPGMLFLPERGIGMWNDYKAEVAFRKRMMPEMSSFYSSTEDMLSSDLTRSLSSMFLNEYRYNVNQAKVLLYSVVSPSLLWRNGVASTSVGNLYTISPMFYEQTMALHSAEYPAINSILTDALKKSNTFFISYSELDQEERFVGRSVGDLFRDRLDNPYEVATLLHERTLELLRLLSVRNIPMEQITAFLATFIRENRFRQVEFDEMNREFIEKFGVDWMDVLPAWYENRKIPVFFVRDFKVENVTSQEDGEGSLSGFAFSGGFTIRDQANRRSRVSVNVFNDSDVDGVVSFEARDMTFSGMNSRRQGREGEKVVTRNFLVKAGTGMQIAVVLKGMTSTFNTNISSNLPTKFFIQGLTNISKTTDTTEYVKDLDRSYFMPAPGEIIVDNEDENFKLISPSSRKRLRNLISPLSESRYEMGSNLMIREGVEVVPRHMISSEAYGLNKLTHAFMLQGSKAKMEWTARVEREGEYEILAYIPPKVFVHRMEEQEKGGRGSGIFTVSAFSVTESEPEEVKQYYIVDVGGEKQEVSVDIKEHVGWVSLGLFQLPVGECKIVLTDQGNKDQVLLGDAIKWVYRGDK